A genomic stretch from Leptotrichia sp. HSP-536 includes:
- the rplL gene encoding 50S ribosomal protein L7/L12, translated as MASNKEQFIEDLKAMSVLELKEVVEAIEETFGVSAQPVAVAGGAAAGGAAEEEKTEFDVILVSPGGAKLAVIKEVRAITGLGLKEAKELVEAGGKAVKEGVPKEEAEAVKAQLEGAGATVEVK; from the coding sequence ATGGCATCTAATAAAGAACAATTTATAGAAGATTTAAAAGCTATGTCTGTATTAGAATTAAAAGAAGTAGTTGAAGCTATTGAAGAAACATTTGGAGTATCAGCTCAACCAGTGGCAGTTGCAGGAGGTGCAGCAGCAGGAGGTGCAGCAGAAGAAGAAAAAACTGAATTCGACGTAATCCTAGTATCTCCAGGAGGAGCTAAATTAGCAGTAATTAAAGAAGTAAGAGCAATCACAGGATTAGGACTTAAAGAAGCTAAAGAATTAGTTGAAGCTGGTGGAAAAGCCGTTAAAGAAGGAGTTCCTAAAGAAGAAGCTGAAGCTGTTAAAGCTCAATTAGAAGGTGCAGGAGCAACTGTAGAAGTAAAATAG
- the rplK gene encoding 50S ribosomal protein L11, with translation MAKEVIGKIKLQLEAGKANPAPPVGPALGQHGVNIAEFCKSFNAQTQDKMGFVIPVEITVYADRSFTFVLKTPPASDLLKKAAKVQKGAGNSIKEVAGTITKAQLQEIAETKMPDLNAGTVEAAMNIIAGTARSMGIKISE, from the coding sequence AGAAGTAATCGGAAAGATTAAATTACAATTAGAAGCGGGGAAAGCGAATCCTGCACCACCAGTAGGGCCTGCATTGGGACAACATGGAGTAAATATTGCAGAATTCTGTAAATCATTTAACGCACAAACACAAGATAAGATGGGATTTGTGATTCCAGTAGAAATTACTGTTTATGCAGATAGAAGTTTTACATTCGTTTTAAAAACACCACCTGCATCAGATTTATTAAAAAAAGCAGCTAAAGTTCAAAAAGGTGCTGGAAACTCTATAAAAGAAGTTGCTGGAACTATAACTAAAGCTCAATTACAAGAAATTGCAGAAACTAAAATGCCAGACTTAAACGCTGGGACAGTTGAAGCAGCTATGAACATTATTGCAGGAACTGCAAGAAGTATGGGAATTAAAATTTCTGAATAA
- the rpoC gene encoding DNA-directed RNA polymerase subunit beta', with protein sequence MSIRDFDSIQIKLASPEKILEWSYGEITKAETINYRTLKPEMDGLFCERIFGPSKDYECACGKYKRMRYKGMVCEKCGVEVTTSKVRRERMGHIKLATPIAHIWYSKGTPNKMSLLLGISTKELESVLYFSRYIVTDPGETGLQKGEILTERQYKLHENQFKNEFTAKMGAEGVLALLEEIDLLELEKKLQNEMDTEHSTQKRRKVIKRLKIVRDLIEAGNRPEWMIMTVLPVIPADLRPMVQLDGGRFATSDLNDLYRRVINRNIRLKKLMSIKAPEIVIKNEKRMLQEAVDALIDNGRRGKPVVTQNNRELKSLSDMLKGKQGRFRQNLLGKRVDYSGRSVIVVGPSLKMNQCGLPKKMALELYKPFLMRELVKRELASNIKVAKKMVEEEDENVWELIEEIIKNHPVLLNRAPTLHRLSIQAFEPILIEGKAIRLHPLVCSAFNADFDGDQMAVHLVLSQEAQMEAKLLMLATNNIIAPSSGRPIAVPSQDMVMGCYYMTKERKGVKGEGKSFSNKNQLITAYQNGQVAVHALVNVRIDGQIIQTTPGRLMFNTMLPKEVRDYTKTFGKGELGKLIAELYKRFGFEKTSALLDKIKEFGFHYGTLAGITVGIEDLEIPESKKSILEKAENEVAKIEEQYKAGEIIDAERYRRTVAIWDEAVSKVTKDMMDNLDEFNPVYMMANSGARGSIAQMRQLGGMRGLMADTQGRIIEMPIKANFREGLNILEFFMSSHGARKGLADTALRTADSGYLTRRLVDISHEVIVNHDDCGCEHGIVVSDLMDAGEVIEKLSERIYGRNLATDLIHNGEVIAERNTLITDDLIKKIEELDIREVEIRTPLTCKLEKGVCKKCYGLDLSNHKEILKGEAVGVIAAQSIGEPGTQLTMRTFHTGGVATAASVQSDYKADISGKVKFRDISTLVNEEGKEIVVSQNGRVIIGKHRYEVPSGSTLHVKDGDTIEKGQVLVEFDPYQIPIITSEEGKVEFRDIYVRENIDVKYGVTEKVAIKPVESNDVNPRIIIYTKDNRRVEYAVPYGAYLMVSEGDTVKKGQVITKILKTGEGNKDITGGLPRVQELFEARNPKGKATLSEVAGRVVFSDKKKKGMRLILIEDPETGELIQEYTVPVGEHLVVTNEMLIEKGAKITDGPVSPHDILKIKGLVEAQQFILESVQQVYREQGVAVNDKHIEIIVKQMFQKIKIKEAGDSLFLEDELIDKKIVERENEMLISKGKRPATYDSVIQGITKAAVNTESFISASSFQETTKVLANAAVEGKTDRLEGLKENVIIGKKIPGGTGFKDYKYLDATLKSDIVEEENSEIKYETSEEKIEINEAVKTVSHISDEIEENVEETVEIK encoded by the coding sequence ATGAGTATAAGAGATTTTGACAGTATTCAAATAAAATTGGCATCGCCAGAAAAGATTTTGGAATGGTCGTATGGTGAAATAACAAAAGCCGAAACAATAAATTATAGAACATTAAAGCCTGAAATGGACGGGTTATTCTGTGAGAGAATATTTGGACCGTCTAAGGACTATGAGTGTGCCTGCGGGAAGTATAAGAGAATGCGTTATAAAGGCATGGTGTGTGAAAAATGTGGTGTTGAAGTGACAACTTCAAAAGTTAGACGTGAAAGAATGGGACATATTAAACTTGCTACACCGATTGCACATATCTGGTATTCTAAAGGTACGCCTAATAAAATGAGCCTTTTATTGGGAATCAGTACAAAGGAATTGGAGTCAGTTCTGTATTTTTCAAGATACATTGTGACTGATCCAGGAGAAACTGGGCTTCAAAAAGGAGAAATCCTGACAGAGCGGCAATATAAACTGCATGAAAATCAATTTAAAAACGAATTTACAGCAAAAATGGGAGCTGAAGGAGTTTTAGCCTTACTTGAGGAAATTGATTTGCTTGAATTAGAAAAAAAACTTCAAAATGAAATGGATACAGAACATTCTACTCAAAAAAGAAGAAAAGTTATAAAAAGATTAAAAATAGTAAGAGATTTGATAGAAGCTGGAAATAGACCAGAATGGATGATTATGACTGTACTTCCTGTAATTCCTGCGGATTTACGTCCAATGGTTCAATTAGATGGTGGAAGATTTGCTACTTCTGACTTGAATGACTTGTATAGAAGAGTGATTAACAGAAATATCAGACTTAAAAAATTGATGTCAATAAAAGCTCCTGAAATTGTGATTAAAAATGAAAAAAGAATGTTGCAGGAAGCTGTGGATGCATTAATTGACAATGGTAGACGTGGAAAACCAGTTGTTACTCAAAATAACAGGGAATTAAAATCGCTTTCTGATATGCTAAAAGGTAAACAAGGGCGTTTTAGACAAAATCTTTTGGGAAAACGTGTGGATTATTCAGGAAGATCGGTTATTGTCGTTGGACCAAGTTTAAAAATGAATCAATGTGGTCTTCCTAAAAAGATGGCACTTGAGCTGTATAAACCGTTTTTGATGAGAGAGCTTGTAAAAAGGGAATTAGCTTCAAATATTAAAGTGGCTAAGAAGATGGTGGAAGAAGAAGATGAAAATGTATGGGAATTAATTGAAGAAATTATTAAAAATCACCCTGTTCTTTTAAACCGTGCTCCAACATTGCATAGACTTTCAATTCAGGCATTTGAGCCAATCTTGATAGAAGGAAAGGCAATAAGACTTCATCCGCTTGTATGTTCTGCATTTAATGCGGATTTTGATGGGGATCAAATGGCAGTACACTTGGTATTGTCACAGGAAGCGCAAATGGAAGCAAAATTATTAATGCTTGCAACAAATAACATTATCGCACCGTCAAGTGGTAGACCGATAGCAGTTCCATCACAAGATATGGTAATGGGATGTTATTACATGACAAAGGAAAGAAAAGGTGTAAAAGGAGAAGGGAAATCTTTTTCTAACAAAAATCAATTAATTACAGCTTATCAAAATGGACAAGTTGCAGTTCACGCACTTGTAAATGTAAGAATTGATGGACAAATAATTCAAACTACACCAGGTCGTCTTATGTTTAACACAATGCTTCCAAAAGAAGTGAGAGATTATACTAAGACATTTGGTAAAGGTGAATTAGGAAAATTAATTGCTGAGTTGTACAAAAGATTTGGATTTGAAAAAACATCGGCATTATTGGATAAAATTAAGGAATTTGGATTCCATTATGGAACGCTTGCTGGAATTACTGTTGGAATTGAAGATCTGGAAATTCCTGAAAGTAAAAAATCTATTCTTGAAAAAGCTGAAAATGAAGTGGCTAAAATTGAAGAACAATATAAAGCTGGAGAAATCATTGATGCAGAAAGATACAGAAGAACGGTTGCAATTTGGGATGAGGCAGTTTCAAAGGTAACTAAGGATATGATGGACAACTTGGATGAATTTAATCCAGTTTACATGATGGCGAACTCTGGAGCCAGAGGTTCGATTGCGCAAATGCGTCAACTTGGTGGAATGCGTGGACTTATGGCAGATACGCAAGGACGTATTATAGAAATGCCGATTAAAGCCAACTTTAGGGAAGGGCTTAACATTCTTGAGTTCTTTATGTCTTCACATGGAGCGAGAAAAGGACTTGCCGATACAGCATTAAGAACGGCGGATTCAGGATATTTGACAAGAAGGCTTGTTGATATTTCACACGAAGTTATTGTAAATCATGATGACTGCGGATGTGAGCATGGAATTGTAGTATCAGACTTGATGGATGCAGGGGAAGTTATTGAAAAATTAAGTGAAAGAATTTACGGAAGAAACTTAGCGACAGACTTGATTCACAATGGAGAAGTTATTGCTGAGAGAAATACTTTGATTACTGATGACTTGATTAAGAAAATTGAAGAGCTGGATATTCGTGAAGTTGAAATAAGAACGCCTTTGACTTGTAAATTGGAAAAAGGAGTTTGTAAAAAATGTTACGGACTAGATCTTTCTAATCACAAAGAAATTCTTAAAGGGGAAGCAGTTGGAGTTATTGCAGCTCAATCAATTGGAGAGCCTGGTACACAGCTTACAATGCGTACTTTCCATACTGGAGGGGTAGCAACTGCGGCATCTGTTCAGTCAGATTACAAGGCTGATATTTCTGGAAAAGTCAAATTTAGAGATATTTCGACACTTGTAAATGAAGAAGGAAAAGAAATCGTTGTTTCTCAAAATGGACGTGTAATTATAGGCAAACATAGATACGAAGTGCCCTCAGGTTCGACTTTACATGTAAAAGATGGAGATACAATTGAGAAAGGGCAAGTTCTTGTAGAATTTGATCCTTATCAAATACCAATTATTACATCTGAAGAAGGAAAAGTGGAATTTAGGGATATTTACGTAAGAGAAAATATTGACGTAAAATATGGAGTCACTGAAAAAGTTGCGATAAAACCTGTCGAAAGTAACGATGTAAATCCTAGAATTATCATTTATACAAAAGATAATAGAAGAGTTGAATATGCAGTTCCATATGGAGCATATTTGATGGTGAGTGAAGGAGATACAGTTAAAAAAGGGCAAGTTATTACTAAAATTTTGAAAACTGGAGAAGGAAACAAGGATATTACTGGAGGTCTTCCTAGGGTACAAGAATTATTTGAAGCAAGAAATCCAAAAGGAAAAGCTACATTATCAGAAGTTGCAGGACGTGTGGTTTTCTCTGACAAAAAGAAAAAAGGTATGAGATTAATCTTAATTGAAGATCCTGAAACTGGTGAATTAATTCAAGAATATACAGTTCCAGTGGGAGAACATTTGGTTGTAACTAATGAAATGCTGATTGAAAAAGGCGCTAAAATTACTGACGGGCCTGTTTCACCACATGATATTCTAAAAATAAAAGGGCTTGTAGAAGCACAGCAATTTATTCTTGAGTCAGTACAGCAAGTGTATAGGGAGCAGGGAGTTGCAGTTAATGACAAGCATATTGAAATAATTGTTAAGCAAATGTTTCAAAAAATCAAGATTAAGGAAGCAGGAGATTCATTATTCCTTGAAGACGAATTAATTGACAAGAAAATTGTGGAACGTGAAAATGAAATGTTAATTTCAAAAGGAAAACGGCCAGCAACATACGATTCCGTAATTCAGGGTATTACAAAAGCGGCAGTAAATACGGAAAGTTTCATTTCAGCATCATCATTCCAGGAAACAACAAAAGTTCTTGCAAATGCAGCTGTTGAAGGAAAAACAGACAGACTTGAAGGATTGAAGGAAAATGTAATTATTGGTAAGAAAATACCAGGAGGAACTGGATTTAAAGACTATAAATATCTGGATGCAACTCTAAAGAGCGATATTGTGGAAGAAGAAAATTCAGAAATAAAATACGAAACAAGTGAAGAAAAAATTGAAATAAATGAAGCTGTGAAAACAGTTAGTCATATTTCAGATGAAATTGAAGAAAATGTTGAAGAAACAGTAGAAATTAAATAA
- the rplJ gene encoding 50S ribosomal protein L10: MPAQAKLEAVKGLVEKLKEAKAVVFVDYKGISVNEDTELRKNAREAGVEYFVAKNRLFKIALKEAGFDTNVDDLLEGTTSFALGYEDGVAPSKLIFDFGKKLKDKLTIKGGLLESERVDVSTVEALAKLPSRDELLGQIAYGLLSPVRMLAVALTNVAEQKETGEPAVAAE, from the coding sequence TTGCCAGCACAAGCAAAATTAGAAGCGGTAAAAGGTTTAGTTGAAAAATTAAAAGAGGCTAAAGCAGTAGTATTTGTTGATTATAAAGGAATCAGCGTTAATGAAGATACTGAACTTCGTAAAAATGCTAGAGAAGCAGGGGTAGAATATTTCGTTGCTAAAAACAGATTGTTTAAGATAGCGTTGAAGGAAGCAGGATTTGATACAAATGTTGATGATTTATTAGAAGGAACTACATCGTTTGCATTAGGATATGAAGACGGAGTTGCACCATCTAAATTAATTTTTGACTTTGGAAAAAAATTAAAAGACAAATTAACAATTAAAGGTGGATTATTAGAATCTGAAAGAGTTGACGTGTCAACTGTGGAAGCATTGGCTAAATTACCATCTAGAGATGAATTACTTGGTCAAATTGCTTACGGATTGCTGTCGCCAGTTAGAATGTTGGCTGTTGCATTGACAAATGTTGCAGAACAAAAAGAAACTGGAGAACCAGCAGTAGCAGCAGAGTAA
- the rpoB gene encoding DNA-directed RNA polymerase subunit beta has protein sequence MNKLIERYSFGKIVDRGEMPHFLEFQLNSYEDFLQTKVPPQKRENKGFEAIFNEIFPIESSNGLLKLEYLWYEIHDNDEPLNDELECKKRGKTYSGQLKVRLKLTNKRTGEIQETLVHFGDIPLMTDKATFIINGAERVVISQLHRSPGITFNKELNIQTGKDVFIGKIIPYKGTWLEFETDKNDILNVKIDRRKKVLLPVFLKAVDFFPNNAEIMDHFFEEKEVEVSELYEKYRDTELEEVLRSRLEGSFVKEDILDEETGEFVAEAEEIIDMPVIQRIIDAKVPVLSIWEVKPEDRIIANALVHDNTKNSDEAVIEVFRKLRPGDLVTVDSARSLVKQMFFNPQRYDLADVGRYKVNKRLKLDVPADVIVLTKEDVLQTIEYVKNLVSGEGFTDDIDNLSNRRVRGVGELLSIQIKGGMLKMSKMVREKMTIQDITTLTPQSLLNTKPLNALILEFFGSGQLSQFMDQSNPLSELTHKRRISALGPGGLSRDRAGFEVRDVHNSHYGRICPIETPEGPNIGLIASLSTYGKVNKYGFIETPFVKINDGKADFNDIRYLAADEEEGLFIAQADTPIDKDGNFLTDEVVCRYGDEIVHIDKSKVDILDVSPKQLVSVSAGLIPFLEHDDANRALMGSNMQRQAVPLLKTQAPYVGTGLERKVAVDSGAVITSKATGTVTFVDARKIIVTDEDGKDHYHRLLNFEKSNQSMCLHQKPIIDLGDKVKKGDIIADGPSTAGGDLALGKNILLAFMPWEGYNFEDGILISERLRKDDVFTSIHIEEFDIEARTTKLGDEEITREIPNVSEEALRNLDENGIIRIGAHVTPDDILVGKVTPKGETEPPAEEKLLRAIFGEKAKDVRDTSLRLPHGVKGTVVDVLELSKENGDDLKAGVNKLIRIYIAEKRKIMVGDKMSGRHGNKGVISRVLPVEDMPHLENGTPIDVCLNPLGVPSRMNIGQVLEVHLGLAIGDIDKYIATPVFDGASEEDVKNYLEEAGYSRTGKVKLIDGRTGQPFDNPVTVGRMYMLKLHHLVEDKMHARAIGPYSLVTQQPLGGKAQFGGQRLGEMEVWALEAYGASNILQEMLTVKSDDISGRTKTYEAIVKGQAMPEADAPESFRVLIKEFQSLGLDVALYDKDGEQIELDKNVDV, from the coding sequence ATGAACAAACTTATTGAAAGATATAGTTTCGGAAAAATAGTAGATAGAGGGGAAATGCCGCATTTTTTGGAATTTCAGTTAAATTCATATGAAGATTTTTTGCAGACAAAAGTGCCGCCTCAAAAGAGAGAAAATAAAGGTTTTGAAGCAATCTTTAATGAAATTTTTCCAATCGAATCCAGTAATGGATTATTAAAATTAGAATATTTATGGTATGAAATTCACGATAATGATGAGCCTTTAAATGATGAATTAGAGTGTAAAAAAAGAGGTAAGACATATTCTGGTCAATTAAAAGTTAGACTAAAATTAACTAACAAAAGAACAGGAGAAATTCAGGAAACATTAGTTCATTTCGGAGATATACCACTTATGACCGATAAAGCAACGTTTATTATAAATGGTGCTGAAAGAGTCGTTATTTCTCAATTACACAGATCACCAGGAATTACTTTTAACAAGGAATTGAATATTCAGACAGGAAAAGATGTGTTCATTGGGAAAATCATCCCTTATAAAGGAACATGGCTTGAATTTGAAACTGATAAAAATGATATTTTAAATGTAAAAATTGATAGAAGAAAGAAAGTTTTATTACCTGTATTTTTAAAAGCAGTAGATTTTTTTCCAAATAATGCAGAAATTATGGATCACTTTTTTGAAGAAAAAGAAGTTGAAGTATCAGAACTTTATGAAAAATATAGAGATACTGAACTGGAAGAAGTTTTACGTTCAAGATTAGAAGGAAGTTTTGTAAAAGAAGATATTTTAGATGAAGAAACTGGGGAATTTGTGGCGGAAGCTGAAGAAATTATTGATATGCCAGTTATTCAGAGAATAATTGATGCAAAAGTGCCTGTACTTAGTATCTGGGAAGTAAAACCTGAAGATAGAATTATTGCTAATGCTTTGGTTCACGATAATACAAAAAACAGTGATGAGGCTGTTATAGAAGTGTTTAGAAAATTGCGTCCAGGAGATTTGGTAACTGTGGACAGTGCCAGATCGCTTGTTAAGCAGATGTTCTTTAATCCACAAAGATATGATTTGGCAGATGTCGGAAGATATAAAGTCAACAAAAGATTGAAACTGGATGTGCCAGCGGATGTAATCGTATTGACAAAAGAGGATGTTTTGCAGACTATTGAGTATGTAAAAAATCTTGTAAGTGGAGAAGGATTTACAGATGATATTGACAACTTGTCAAATAGACGTGTGAGAGGTGTTGGAGAGCTGCTTTCCATCCAAATAAAAGGTGGAATGCTTAAAATGTCTAAAATGGTCAGAGAAAAAATGACAATTCAAGATATCACAACATTGACACCACAAAGTTTATTAAATACAAAACCATTAAATGCTTTAATTCTTGAGTTTTTTGGAAGTGGGCAGCTATCACAATTTATGGATCAGTCTAATCCATTGTCAGAATTGACTCATAAGAGAAGAATTTCAGCGTTAGGACCAGGGGGACTTTCTAGAGATAGAGCAGGATTTGAGGTTCGTGACGTTCATAATTCGCATTATGGAAGAATCTGTCCAATAGAAACTCCAGAGGGACCAAATATCGGACTTATCGCTTCACTTTCGACTTATGGAAAAGTTAATAAATACGGATTTATTGAAACTCCGTTTGTAAAAATAAACGATGGAAAAGCTGATTTTAATGATATTAGATATTTAGCCGCTGATGAAGAAGAAGGACTGTTTATCGCACAGGCTGATACTCCTATTGATAAAGATGGGAACTTCTTGACTGATGAAGTTGTGTGCCGTTACGGAGATGAAATTGTGCATATTGATAAATCAAAAGTTGACATTCTGGATGTGTCGCCTAAACAGCTAGTATCTGTTTCAGCAGGATTAATTCCATTCTTGGAACATGATGATGCCAATCGTGCGTTAATGGGATCAAATATGCAGCGTCAAGCTGTACCATTGTTAAAAACTCAGGCTCCTTATGTAGGAACTGGACTTGAAAGAAAAGTTGCTGTGGATTCAGGGGCAGTTATTACTTCAAAAGCAACTGGAACTGTAACTTTTGTAGATGCAAGAAAAATTATTGTAACTGATGAAGATGGAAAAGATCATTACCATAGATTGTTAAACTTTGAAAAATCTAACCAATCAATGTGTTTACATCAAAAACCAATCATTGATTTGGGAGATAAAGTTAAGAAAGGCGATATTATTGCAGATGGACCATCTACTGCAGGTGGAGATTTGGCATTAGGTAAAAATATCCTGCTGGCATTTATGCCTTGGGAAGGATATAACTTTGAGGATGGAATTCTTATTTCTGAAAGACTTAGAAAAGACGATGTGTTTACATCAATTCATATTGAGGAATTTGACATTGAGGCAAGAACTACAAAACTAGGAGACGAGGAAATTACAAGAGAAATTCCTAATGTTTCTGAAGAAGCCTTGAGAAATCTTGATGAAAATGGAATTATAAGAATAGGGGCTCACGTAACTCCTGATGATATTCTTGTTGGAAAAGTAACTCCTAAAGGGGAAACTGAACCACCAGCAGAAGAAAAATTACTGCGTGCAATCTTTGGGGAAAAGGCAAAAGATGTAAGAGATACCTCATTAAGACTTCCACATGGGGTAAAAGGTACTGTTGTGGACGTGCTTGAATTATCTAAGGAAAATGGAGATGACCTAAAAGCTGGAGTAAACAAACTAATCAGAATTTATATTGCAGAAAAAAGAAAAATAATGGTTGGGGATAAAATGTCTGGACGTCACGGAAACAAAGGGGTAATTTCAAGAGTATTGCCAGTCGAAGATATGCCGCATTTAGAAAATGGTACACCAATTGATGTGTGTCTTAACCCACTTGGAGTGCCATCACGTATGAATATTGGACAGGTATTGGAAGTGCATTTGGGACTTGCAATTGGAGATATTGACAAATATATTGCAACGCCAGTATTTGATGGGGCAAGTGAAGAAGATGTTAAAAATTACTTGGAAGAAGCTGGATACAGCAGAACTGGTAAAGTAAAACTGATTGACGGAAGAACTGGACAGCCGTTTGACAACCCAGTAACAGTTGGACGTATGTACATGCTGAAACTTCACCACTTGGTAGAAGACAAAATGCACGCCAGAGCAATTGGACCATACTCACTTGTTACTCAGCAGCCACTTGGAGGAAAAGCTCAATTTGGTGGACAAAGACTTGGGGAAATGGAAGTCTGGGCATTGGAAGCCTACGGTGCATCAAATATCCTTCAAGAAATGCTTACAGTTAAATCAGACGACATCAGCGGAAGAACAAAAACTTATGAAGCTATCGTAAAAGGACAGGCAATGCCAGAAGCAGACGCTCCAGAATCATTTAGAGTATTAATTAAGGAATTCCAGTCACTTGGACTAGATGTGGCTCTTTATGATAAAGATGGAGAACAAATTGAATTAGATAAGAATGTAGATGTTTAG
- the rplA gene encoding 50S ribosomal protein L1, which produces MAKRGKRYNDISQKVDKMKVYTPEEALELVFDTKSAKFVETVELAVRLGVDPRHADQQVRGTVSLPNGTGKTVRILAITSGENIDKALAAGADFAGDDEYINKIQNGWLDFDLVIATPDMMPKLGRLGRILGTKGLMPNPKSGTVTTNVEQTVQEFKKGKVAFKVDKLGSIHLPIGKVDFTKEAIVENFKVALDQIIKLKPAASKGQYLKTVAISLTMGPGIKVDPLLAGAFVAK; this is translated from the coding sequence ATGGCAAAAAGAGGAAAAAGATATAACGACATTTCTCAAAAAGTAGATAAAATGAAAGTTTATACACCAGAAGAAGCATTAGAATTAGTTTTCGATACTAAAAGTGCTAAATTTGTTGAAACAGTAGAATTAGCAGTAAGATTGGGAGTAGATCCAAGACACGCTGATCAACAAGTAAGAGGTACAGTTTCATTACCAAATGGAACAGGAAAAACTGTAAGAATATTAGCTATTACAAGTGGAGAAAACATTGATAAAGCATTAGCTGCAGGAGCAGATTTTGCTGGAGACGACGAATACATCAACAAAATTCAAAATGGATGGCTAGATTTTGATTTAGTAATCGCTACACCTGATATGATGCCTAAATTAGGAAGATTAGGAAGAATCTTAGGAACAAAAGGATTAATGCCTAACCCTAAATCAGGAACAGTTACAACAAATGTTGAACAAACAGTTCAAGAATTTAAAAAAGGAAAAGTTGCGTTTAAAGTTGATAAATTAGGATCGATTCACTTGCCAATCGGAAAAGTTGACTTTACAAAAGAAGCTATCGTAGAAAACTTTAAAGTTGCATTAGATCAAATTATCAAATTAAAACCAGCTGCTTCAAAAGGGCAATATTTAAAAACAGTTGCAATCTCATTAACTATGGGGCCTGGAATTAAAGTTGATCCATTATTGGCTGGAGCATTTGTAGCTAAATAA